A segment of the Butyrivibrio fibrisolvens genome:
AGTGGTTCTTACGAGAAGCGAAAGACAAGTGTGATGTTAGTTATAAAACGGTAAGTGAATTTATTGATAAAGAAGTATATGAAGATATTTCAGAACCATATAAATCAATATATGAAGAGCAGATTGTTGAAATCATAAAATAAGCGGTAAGTATGGAAAAAATAATAATCTTTGGAACAGGGGATATCTATAAAAAAACATATAACTATCTGTTGGGAAAAGATATTAAGATTATGAACTTGTCAGATAATGACAAAGCTAAGTGGGGGAAGAGTATAGACAACGTAAGCATAATCCCTCCAACAGATATATGTAATCAAGAATTTGACGCAATAGTTATATGTGTAGGGGATATCTATTACGAAGAAGTCTATCACCAGCTATGTAATGATTTACGAATACCTGTAGAAAAGATTAGACATTGGACATATTGGATGCGTAAGGAATTACTCGATTTTTACCATTCTCGTGAATTATGCGATGATAATGCGATTAAAGTTATTGATAACATAGAAAAGAATGACAAGCTAGGCGTATTTAATTATGATTTTGTTGAGTTACATAGCCGTGCAGAGTGCCACTTCGATGATTCTTGCGGTATGTACTATGGATTATATCAAGGGAAGCGTTTATATCTGAATAGGAATTATAAAACCAAGAGGCAAGCGGAACACTATATAAAATATCTGAATATTGAACAGGATGAAAAATCACCACATAGATATTTGGATGAAAACTTTACGTTTGATGGTGGAATAGTTTTGGATGCGGGTGCTGCAGAGGGTAATTTTACACTGGAAATAATTGAAAAAGCTGAAAAAGCAATATTAGTAGAAGCAGACAGTGACTGGAATGAAGCATTATTGAAGACATTTGAACCTTGGAAGGAGAAGATTATTATAATTAACAAATACCTATCAGATATGGATGATAGTTCACATGTCAGTATAAATAGTCTTACAAAAGAGCATAATATTAAATTTGTTAAGATGGACATAGAAGGGGCGGAGGTGGATGCTCTAAAAGGCGGTAATGATTTTTTTAATAGAGTAGATTGTTTGAAAATGGTTGTATGTGCATATCATAATAATGACGATGAGGTAAAAATAAGAAATATATTACAACCTTATAGTTTTGTAATGCAAAATACTAAGGGATATATGGTTTTTGTTGATAATTTACAGCAAGAACCAAGGTTGGTACATGGAATTCTGAGAGCTGAAATTAGCAATTAATGATTGCTCTGAAGTATAGGAAATTTAATGATTCTTATGGTTGTTTTTGCGACAAGTTTTAAATTATACTGCTGAATATTTGATTCAGAATAGGATTTAGTGAAAAAATGAATAGGATTTCAAATTGCTGCTTCTTTAATTGTCTACAAAATTATACAAAAGTTATAGTCTGGAGCCACTCAATTATCGGAGACTATCTATATGATCTGATAGTTGATGCCTATCCGGATCTTCCAGTAATTCTTGCAGATAATGATAGTAATAAACAAGTAGAATATAAAAATCAAAAAGTAGTATCTTTGGACGAAGCATTAGAGAAATTACCAGATGCCATAGTAGTAATTGCAAGCTTCAGTAACGAAAAGGTGATGCGGGAAATCCTAATAAACAAAGGTGTTCCAAGCGAAAGAATCCTGTATGGAGTTACGAAAGAGAGCTTGATGCATGAGATACAAGTGCTCTGGGCTCAGAAATGCAAAAAGCTTGATAAATTACAATTTGAAGTTGATCTTGCTATGCATTGCAATCTTGATTGTAACTGTTGCTCTCAGTTTGCACCATTAGCAGAAACTGAGTTTGTTAATGTAGAGCAATTGAAAAAAGATTTTAAGAGACTGGGAGAGTTATTTGATGGAACAGCAGAGAGAATATATTTAATTGGTGGAGAACCGTTACTGCATAAAGAAGTGACGGAATGTATGTGTATTGCGCGTAATAATTTTCAAGATTCAGAGATAGATCTTTTTACCAATGGATTGTTACTTAAAAAGATGAACGATGAATTTTGGAGTATTTGTCGAGACAAGCAAATAGGCATAATCGTTACACGTTATCCCATAGGGGTTAACTATGATGAATTGAAGTCATATGTTCAAGGAAAAGATGTACCGTTTCAATTTGCAGGAACTTCCAAAGATTATAAGTATATGAGTAATATAGGGGTAGATGTTGAAGGGAAACAAAATCCTGAAGATAGTTTTATTCATTGCTATGAGGCTAATAATTGCATAAAGCTACGCGATGGAAGGTTATATACGTGTACAAGACCTGCAGCAATTTATAAATTCAATAAGTATTTCAATATGGATTTACAAGTTTCAAAAGAAGATTCAATAGATATCTATAGTGCTCAAGATGCAGATGAAATCCTGGATTTTTTAAGACACCCCATACCTTTTTGCAGATATTGTAATCAGAATGAACATAGGGTCGCTCGAGAGTGGACACATACAACTAGAAGTTTAGATGAATGGACGTGACTATATACACAATTCATCTAAATTTAAAGTTGCTGAGAAATTTTTGAGAATTAAAATTACTCCTGGTATCGAGTCACTCGACAAAACTATATCGAGTCTGTCGAGTCCATAGAGTACCTTGCCCATGGAATATTTACTATATGTATTTAATTAATTCTATAAATAATCAATAAAATATTGGCTTCAGAGTATGCACAGTTTTTGGCTATAACGAAAATGTGATAAAATATAAATGTCACAGTCCAACACATGCGAGGGGGCTCCACTATGCCAGCAACTGACAAAAAGGTTATCATCTTCGGTGCCGGAATGCATGGTCAGCAGGCGCTTAAGATGATGGGAGATGAGAAGGTTGCATATTTTCTGGATAATAATGCCGCCAAGCACGGCACTTTTTGTAATGGCAAAGAGATAGTGGGGTTCGACAAGATTGAGGCGGACAAGGATAAGTATCACTTTGTTATAGCAAGTCAGTATATTTCCAGTATGAAGCAGGATCTTGCGGCGCATGGTATTAGCGACTATGAGGTTTTTAGAAACTACTTGTTTAGTTATTATGAGACGCCGGAACTTGTCTTTAATCCTTATGAGAGTGTGCACGAAGCATCTTCCGAAAAGGAGTGGAACGAGTCTGAGAAGCTCCGCTACTCAAGAAAAGAAGTATTTGAAGAAGTTGAAGAGCTCTATGGTAAGGACCAGCTCTTTAATCATATAGAAATTGAAACTATAAACAGGTGCAATGGAACTTGTGCGTTCTGCCCTGTTAATCGAAATGTTGATCCAAGAGAAGAAACTAAGATGAGTGAAGAGCTCTTTTATTCTATTGTTGATCAGCTTTCTGCAATGGATTATTCAGGTAAATTCACCACTTTTTCTAACAACGAACCTCTCCTTGATGAGAGGATAATTGAATTTAATAGATATGCGAGAGCTAAGCTTCCAAAGGCGAGAATGCATCTTTTTTCCAATGGAACGCTCATGACTATCGACAAGTTTATAGCGCTTACAGATATTCTGGACGAACTGGTAATAGATAACTATCAGCAGGATCTAAAGCTCATAAAGCCTTGTCAGGAGATTAAAGAGTATGTGGACTTGAATCCAGAGCTTGAGCTTAATAAGAAGGTTACGATAGTTCTAAGAAAACCTAATGAAATACTCACATCCCGCGGCGGCGATGCGCCTAACAGAGAGACAATCGGAGATTATTCCGATGACAGGTGCGTTCTTCCATATAAGCAGATGATCGTAAGGCCTGATGGCAAGGTGTCGCTATGTTGTAATGATGCAACAGGTAAGTTTACCCTAGGGGATCTTACGACCGAGAGCATAAAAGATGTATGGTTCGGAACAAGGTTTAAGAAGGTTCGTGAAGCTCTTTATAAAGGGAGAAAATACTGCGGAAATTGTAAGATGTGTGATACCTTCACTGGGGGCTGATGGGATATAAAAACTTCGGCGGCGAGAATAAGTATATGCCTAAACTGTCAGTAATAGTGCCAATCTATAATGTCGCTACATATCTAAGGGAGTGTCTTGATAGTATACTGAGTCAGTCCTTTACTGACTATGAGCTTATACTCGTGGATGATGGTTCGACGGATGATTCCGGAGCTATCTGCGATGAATATGCTTCTAATGAAAAAAGAGTATCGGTGATCCACAAAGATAACGAAGGCCTTGTACGAGCAAGAAAAACAGGGTTGTTAATGGCGTCCGGCGATTATGTGATATGCGTTGACGGTGATGACTGGATAGAAGCAGGGGCATTTGAGTATCTCGCAGGTCTTATGGATTATGAAAATGTTGATATTGTACTTGCGGCTAGGTACAAGGATACCGGCGCTTCTAGTCGAAAGATCGAGCAGGCTTTTTCCGAAGGAAGATATGACAGAAGCCGTATTGAAAAGGAAATCCTTCCGCATATGATCGTAAATGATGCGTTCTTTCGCTGGGGGATTTCGCCCAACATGTGGGACAGGATCTTTAAACGTAAAAAGCTTTTAAAGTGTCAGATGGATGTTGATGATCTTCTAACAATGGGAGAGGATGCAGCCTGCACTTATCCGTATATTTTAGATTGCGATAGTCTCTATATAACTCACAAAGCTTTTTATCATTACAGGCAGACTACAACTTCTATGACTAGTACCAGTTCTGACGTGGAAACTGAGAGGAAGAGATTTAGGACGCTGTATAGTTCTGTGCTGGGATTGATCAGAAAGCGCGCGATACGTAGAGATAGTAAGACTATTAGTGAAAGTGAAGCTTTTGATGATACTAGTAGATATGTCTTGGATGGAAATGCTATAGACGATCTGTGCAGACAGTGGCGAGATTATATATTGTTCTTGTCAGTACCTAGAGCAGATTTGCTATTAGATGGATTCAATGATCTTGATTATCTTTTTCCATTTCCTGATGTTCATAAAGGAGAGCGCATAGTAATATACGGCGCCGGAGAATATGGTCAAAGGTTATATCGATATTGTGAGAAAACGGGATTTTGCAAGGTGGTCGCACTTGTAGATAGAAACTATGAGGAACTTAAAAAGCAGGGAATTCCGGCCAGTTCTCCTAGTGTAATCTCGGAACTTGAATTTGATGAGATCGTGCTTGCAATATCTTTTGCGGAAAACAGATATAGCATTATGAAAGATCTAAGAATGAAATATCCTGATAAATGTATATATGAAATAGATGAAAATCTAATAAAAAGTGAAAATTCGTTAGAAGCTTTTGGGATGAAATCTTTTTAAAAATAACAGAACTACTCTTTAAAGCCCTTTGAAATGTCAGAGCAATACTGTTTGCTGAATATCTCATCACACAGGAGGACCCTATGCGTTCACCACAAGATATGCAGATAGTTCTTATAGACATCACCAACGCCTGCACAGAGCGGTGCTCTAATTGCACGCGTTTTTGTGGCAATCACAAGAAGCCTTTTTTCATGGATTTTGAGACTTTCAAAAGAGCTGTTGACTCCATGGAAGGTTTCCCTGGGCTTGTTGCGCTTATAGGCGGCGAACCTACGCTTCATCCTGAGTTTGAGCGCTTTATGGAATATCTTCAGACAAGGTATCCAAGACAGGATAGGCAAAAGAGGCTCTTTTATCCCCAGAAACAGTTCATTAAAGAGCTCCTTCATCAGGAATTTGAAAGTCACAGAATAGCTACAAAGCCG
Coding sequences within it:
- a CDS encoding radical SAM protein gives rise to the protein MNRISNCCFFNCLQNYTKVIVWSHSIIGDYLYDLIVDAYPDLPVILADNDSNKQVEYKNQKVVSLDEALEKLPDAIVVIASFSNEKVMREILINKGVPSERILYGVTKESLMHEIQVLWAQKCKKLDKLQFEVDLAMHCNLDCNCCSQFAPLAETEFVNVEQLKKDFKRLGELFDGTAERIYLIGGEPLLHKEVTECMCIARNNFQDSEIDLFTNGLLLKKMNDEFWSICRDKQIGIIVTRYPIGVNYDELKSYVQGKDVPFQFAGTSKDYKYMSNIGVDVEGKQNPEDSFIHCYEANNCIKLRDGRLYTCTRPAAIYKFNKYFNMDLQVSKEDSIDIYSAQDADEILDFLRHPIPFCRYCNQNEHRVAREWTHTTRSLDEWT
- a CDS encoding FkbM family methyltransferase, which produces MEKIIIFGTGDIYKKTYNYLLGKDIKIMNLSDNDKAKWGKSIDNVSIIPPTDICNQEFDAIVICVGDIYYEEVYHQLCNDLRIPVEKIRHWTYWMRKELLDFYHSRELCDDNAIKVIDNIEKNDKLGVFNYDFVELHSRAECHFDDSCGMYYGLYQGKRLYLNRNYKTKRQAEHYIKYLNIEQDEKSPHRYLDENFTFDGGIVLDAGAAEGNFTLEIIEKAEKAILVEADSDWNEALLKTFEPWKEKIIIINKYLSDMDDSSHVSINSLTKEHNIKFVKMDIEGAEVDALKGGNDFFNRVDCLKMVVCAYHNNDDEVKIRNILQPYSFVMQNTKGYMVFVDNLQQEPRLVHGILRAEISN
- a CDS encoding SPASM domain-containing protein, whose amino-acid sequence is MPATDKKVIIFGAGMHGQQALKMMGDEKVAYFLDNNAAKHGTFCNGKEIVGFDKIEADKDKYHFVIASQYISSMKQDLAAHGISDYEVFRNYLFSYYETPELVFNPYESVHEASSEKEWNESEKLRYSRKEVFEEVEELYGKDQLFNHIEIETINRCNGTCAFCPVNRNVDPREETKMSEELFYSIVDQLSAMDYSGKFTTFSNNEPLLDERIIEFNRYARAKLPKARMHLFSNGTLMTIDKFIALTDILDELVIDNYQQDLKLIKPCQEIKEYVDLNPELELNKKVTIVLRKPNEILTSRGGDAPNRETIGDYSDDRCVLPYKQMIVRPDGKVSLCCNDATGKFTLGDLTTESIKDVWFGTRFKKVREALYKGRKYCGNCKMCDTFTGG
- a CDS encoding glycosyltransferase family 2 protein yields the protein MGYKNFGGENKYMPKLSVIVPIYNVATYLRECLDSILSQSFTDYELILVDDGSTDDSGAICDEYASNEKRVSVIHKDNEGLVRARKTGLLMASGDYVICVDGDDWIEAGAFEYLAGLMDYENVDIVLAARYKDTGASSRKIEQAFSEGRYDRSRIEKEILPHMIVNDAFFRWGISPNMWDRIFKRKKLLKCQMDVDDLLTMGEDAACTYPYILDCDSLYITHKAFYHYRQTTTSMTSTSSDVETERKRFRTLYSSVLGLIRKRAIRRDSKTISESEAFDDTSRYVLDGNAIDDLCRQWRDYILFLSVPRADLLLDGFNDLDYLFPFPDVHKGERIVIYGAGEYGQRLYRYCEKTGFCKVVALVDRNYEELKKQGIPASSPSVISELEFDEIVLAISFAENRYSIMKDLRMKYPDKCIYEIDENLIKSENSLEAFGMKSF